In Quercus lobata isolate SW786 chromosome 12, ValleyOak3.0 Primary Assembly, whole genome shotgun sequence, a genomic segment contains:
- the LOC115972386 gene encoding transcription factor TGA7 — MGIYEPFQQVSMWGDTFKGDSIPNASTILQVDTRLENKTEFISHDSMGPSGNEQEANKPGDKVQRRLAQNREAARKSRLRKKAYVQQLETSRLKLAQLEQELERARKQGVYICPPDTSHVGFSGNVNSGIAAFEMEYAHWVEEQNRQICELRNALQAHITDVELNILVENGYSHYYNLFRMKADAAKADVFYLISGVWRTSAERFFHWMGGFRPSELLNVLLPQLEPLTDTQIQSVRNLRRSSQQAEDALSQGMDKLQQSLAQNIGAESVNSSNYGSHMIAAMEKLEALEGFVNQADHLRQQTLQQMYRILTIRQSARGLLGLGEYFHRLRALSSLWSARPREPA; from the exons ATGGGCATATACGAGCCATTCCAACAGGTTAGCATGTGGGGAGATACCTTTAAAGGTGATAGTATCCCGAATGCTTCCACAATTTTACAGGTGGACACTAGGCTGGAAAACAAG ACTGAATTTATTTCTCATGATTCGATGGGACCTTCTGGAAATGAGCAAGAAGCAAACAAGCCTGGTGATAAG GTACAGAGACGTCTAGCACAAAATCGTGAAGCTGCTAGAAAAAGTCGCTTGCGGAAGAAG GCCTATGTCCAACAGTTGGAAACAAGCCGTTTGAAGCTGGCTCAACTGGAGCAGGAGCTTGAGAGAGCTAGGAAGCAG GGTGTCTACATATGTCCACCGGATACCAGTCATGTAGGATTCTCTGGAAATGTAAACTCAG GCATAGCAGCATTTGAAATGGAATATGCACACTGGGTCGAAGAACAAAATAGACAGATTTGTGAGCTTAGAAATGCACTGCAAGCTCATATAACTGACGTAGAACTTAACATACTTGTTGAGAATGGCTACAGTCATTATTATAATCTTTTTCGCATGAAGGCAGATGCTGCAAAGGCTGatgtcttttatttaatatctgGAGTGTGGAGAACATCAGCAGAGCGTTTCTTCCATTGGATGGGTGGATTCCGCCCATCAGAGCTTCTAAAT GTCCTCTTGCCACAGCTTGAACCATTGACCGATACCCAAATTCAGAGTGTTCGTAACCTCAGACGGTCATCGCAGCAAGCAGAAGATGCTCTCTCACAGGGAATGGATAAACTGCAGCAGAGTCTGGCTCAGAACATAGGAGCTGAATCTGTAAATTCAAGTAATTATGGGTCTCATATGATTGCTGCAATGGAGAAGTTGGAGGCCCTTGAGGGATTTGTGAACCAG GCGGATCACCTTAGGCAACAAACTCTGCAGCAAATGTATCGTATCCTAACAATCCGGCAATCAGCTCGAGGCTTGCTTGGCTTGGGGGAGTACTTCCATCGTCTCCGTGCTCTCAGTTCGCTTTGGTCTGCTCGTCCTCGTGAACCTGCATAG